In a genomic window of Anoxybacter fermentans:
- a CDS encoding MFS transporter → MLIKLKRERNLCFYFIGLFVSTIGSGISHIALMWVSLELTGKYTTIGAITSANVIILAVFGLFTGVLIDGFNKKKFLVRIDLFKGVLVLIIPFLFSYLGMLNIHLLWIYVILSSFAEVPTNQAHFAIIPSLVKDNKLLVKVNSISTTLLRIGSVLGPAVGGIIVSQFGIATAFLVDALTFFFSAGCLVFLKPYYSTDSISIEGYRQVVKTVKEFKDNIALSFSLILKNVFLRRLTMYNLVTNFIMGPLFILAPIIAKNTGLGAAGYGMLQSLMMIGLSIGGLLITLVEIDFNKVKMLLIGNIGFAGSFLLLVLISAKYMPYVVFFLAGFFLVGGKVFGHTIFQESVPKEHLGKFMGSFGFVGNLVQPVNLWLSTYFIGLGKLNEVLLILSTFSIVVSIYSFKFLNMHYKFEALVEDSGIG, encoded by the coding sequence ATGCTCATTAAACTAAAAAGAGAACGTAATTTATGTTTTTATTTTATCGGATTATTTGTCTCAACTATTGGAAGTGGTATAAGTCATATTGCATTAATGTGGGTATCTTTGGAATTAACAGGAAAATATACAACTATTGGCGCCATAACCAGTGCAAATGTAATTATTTTAGCTGTATTTGGTTTGTTTACAGGAGTTCTTATAGATGGTTTTAACAAGAAAAAATTTTTAGTAAGAATTGATTTATTCAAAGGAGTATTAGTATTAATTATTCCCTTTTTGTTTTCTTATCTTGGGATGTTAAATATACACTTGCTCTGGATTTATGTAATTTTGAGTTCTTTTGCCGAAGTACCGACAAATCAGGCTCATTTTGCCATAATTCCTTCTCTGGTTAAAGATAATAAATTATTGGTTAAAGTAAATAGTATATCTACTACTTTACTTAGAATTGGTTCTGTTTTGGGCCCGGCTGTGGGTGGTATTATAGTCAGTCAATTTGGAATTGCGACAGCATTTTTGGTGGATGCTTTAACCTTTTTCTTTTCTGCGGGATGCCTGGTATTTTTAAAACCATATTATTCTACTGATTCAATTTCTATTGAAGGATATAGACAGGTTGTAAAAACTGTTAAAGAGTTTAAAGACAATATTGCTTTATCATTTTCATTAATATTGAAAAATGTTTTCTTGAGAAGATTAACTATGTACAATCTTGTTACTAATTTTATTATGGGGCCACTTTTTATTCTGGCACCAATTATTGCAAAAAATACCGGGTTAGGTGCTGCTGGATATGGGATGTTACAATCACTAATGATGATAGGATTATCTATTGGAGGATTATTAATTACTTTAGTTGAAATCGACTTTAATAAGGTTAAGATGTTATTGATAGGAAATATTGGCTTTGCAGGGTCCTTTCTCTTATTAGTATTAATATCTGCCAAATATATGCCATATGTAGTATTTTTCCTGGCTGGTTTCTTTTTGGTTGGAGGAAAGGTTTTTGGACATACTATTTTTCAAGAGAGTGTTCCAAAGGAACATTTAGGAAAATTCATGGGATCTTTTGGTTTTGTTGGTAATTTAGTTCAGCCAGTTAATCTATGGTTGAGTACATATTTTATTGGTTTAGGAAAATTAAATGAGGTTTTGCTAATATTAAGTACCTTTTCGATAGTGGTGTCTATTTATAGTTTTAAATTTCTCAATATGCATTATAAATTTGAAGCACTTGTTGAAGACTCTGGAATTGGTTGA
- a CDS encoding DUF6155 family protein has translation MKKVKQSELKKYLSTKSDVELKKEILELFKLYPNVQEYYYLKIYPEKEEEIMEKYLQIIRDEFFPERGVPTLRYSIMRKAISDFKKISKTPKNIAELMMSYVEFGVDFTNVYGDISARFYNSIFSMYEKTISYILKNNLQQYFKERCRKVMEKSRGIGWGFGDDMECLYYENFED, from the coding sequence ATGAAAAAGGTAAAACAATCTGAGTTAAAAAAATATTTATCAACAAAAAGTGATGTAGAATTAAAAAAAGAAATATTGGAATTGTTTAAATTATATCCAAATGTACAAGAATATTATTATTTAAAGATCTATCCTGAAAAAGAAGAAGAGATCATGGAAAAGTATTTACAAATTATTAGAGATGAATTTTTTCCGGAAAGAGGTGTACCTACTTTACGATATTCAATAATGAGAAAGGCAATTTCTGATTTTAAAAAAATATCTAAAACACCTAAAAATATTGCTGAGTTAATGATGTCATATGTAGAATTTGGAGTTGATTTTACTAATGTATATGGTGATATAAGTGCACGATTTTATAATAGTATATTCAGTATGTATGAAAAAACAATATCGTACATCTTAAAAAACAATTTGCAACAATATTTTAAAGAAAGATGTAGGAAGGTTATGGAAAAAAGTAGAGGGATTGGATGGGGATTTGGTGATGATATGGAGTGTCTTTATTATGAGAATTTCGAAGATTAA
- a CDS encoding methionine synthase produces the protein MVFTNLYIPEIHEIMPSKRVYLFRAGFKGKNIILDNVMRNLVNSIYTRGLEISEPKLYYTTLPIGDIPPEIIPASFAGSQRMTIFVSTLGKRIDKEIEAYAALEKVLHATLLDAWGSEALETLNKSFDNKLRSKYGKGTRRFSPGYGDIDIRLNSLILELLQVHDVVANPKTGILLPRKSTICMIGWQK, from the coding sequence ATGGTTTTTACAAATCTATACATTCCAGAAATTCATGAAATTATGCCATCTAAGAGAGTTTATCTTTTCCGGGCCGGATTTAAAGGGAAAAATATTATTCTGGATAATGTAATGCGAAATCTGGTCAATTCAATCTATACCCGTGGATTAGAAATATCAGAGCCAAAGTTATACTATACAACTTTACCGATTGGTGATATACCGCCGGAAATAATTCCAGCCTCTTTTGCAGGTAGTCAGCGTATGACGATATTTGTTTCCACTCTTGGAAAAAGAATTGATAAGGAAATTGAAGCCTATGCAGCCTTAGAAAAAGTTTTACATGCAACTTTACTTGATGCCTGGGGTTCAGAAGCATTGGAAACTCTTAATAAGTCATTTGATAATAAGCTCCGTTCAAAATATGGAAAAGGGACAAGACGTTTCTCACCAGGATATGGGGATATAGATATCCGTTTAAACAGTTTAATTCTAGAACTATTACAGGTTCACGATGTTGTTGCAAACCCTAAAACAGGGATTCTTCTGCCTCGTAAAAGTACAATTTGTATGATTGGTTGGCAGAAATAA
- the metF gene encoding methylenetetrahydrofolate reductase [NAD(P)H] encodes MGERIIDVIHKKGITLSFEVFPPKKSQDRDLSIIFGTIEKLVDLKPDFISVTYGAGGGNKSRASEISQFIQTTTNSIALAHLTCVGYLKKDIKEILDKFYSIGVRNILALRGDIPAGVTFPHDAWQDFQYAKDLIQLIKEDGRFCIGAAAYPEGHVQCKDLKKTIKHMKAKIEAGADFFITQLFFENELFYKFMDMVESAGITAPVIPGIMPVLRAKQIKRIVELTGASIPVKLNRLLEKYENKPEEMEKAGIEYALAQVEDLIETGVKGIHLYTMNKARQACEIVKKAGLR; translated from the coding sequence TTGGGAGAGAGAATTATTGATGTGATCCATAAAAAAGGTATAACTTTATCCTTTGAAGTCTTTCCCCCCAAAAAGTCTCAGGATAGAGATTTAAGCATTATTTTTGGAACTATTGAAAAATTAGTGGATCTAAAGCCTGATTTTATAAGTGTTACCTATGGAGCAGGTGGGGGAAACAAATCCCGGGCCAGCGAAATATCCCAATTCATCCAGACTACCACCAATTCTATTGCCCTGGCCCATTTAACCTGTGTTGGTTATTTGAAAAAGGACATCAAAGAAATTTTAGATAAATTCTATTCCATTGGTGTTCGCAATATCCTCGCATTGCGGGGAGATATTCCCGCAGGAGTTACTTTTCCTCATGATGCATGGCAGGACTTTCAATATGCAAAAGACTTAATTCAGCTTATTAAAGAAGATGGGCGCTTCTGTATTGGAGCTGCTGCTTATCCGGAAGGGCATGTCCAATGTAAAGATCTTAAAAAAACCATTAAACATATGAAAGCGAAAATAGAAGCCGGTGCGGATTTTTTTATAACCCAGCTCTTTTTTGAAAATGAACTTTTTTATAAATTTATGGATATGGTGGAGAGTGCAGGGATTACAGCACCTGTGATTCCTGGAATTATGCCAGTTTTAAGAGCAAAACAGATCAAGCGTATTGTAGAACTAACAGGTGCCAGCATTCCTGTAAAACTTAATAGGCTTTTAGAGAAATATGAAAATAAACCGGAAGAGATGGAGAAGGCAGGTATTGAGTATGCACTGGCTCAGGTTGAAGATCTTATTGAGACAGGTGTAAAAGGAATTCATCTATACACTATGAACAAGGCCAGACAGGCCTGTGAAATAGTAAAGAAAGCAGGATTAAGGTAG
- a CDS encoding homocysteine S-methyltransferase family protein codes for MKRNEFLQLLKERILLLDGGYGTEFFKRGYGEIPGELLNLRAPEVVETLQREYVEAGADIILTNTFSANRPKLISLGFEEYFEEINARAVEIARRAGKDKTLVFGDLSSTGNFPRPLGSMNFEEAVQAFYEQARILYEAGVDGFIIETMSDIKELKAAVYGIRSVTRKLPIIANMTFDSSLRAVTGTSVAIFATTFEDLDVDVIGINCTLGPEEMINVFKELANYTTKPLLVEPNAGEPIYDGKKLSYKMLPEHFAIYVEDFVDLGTNIIGGCCGTSPEHIKVMGKLLSKRKPIQRKVHFTQALTSRTVYRTLEPFAVIGERINPASRKKFQEEIVEKNFQTLLKEAAFQEKKGATLLDVNLGIEKLLTEEHFKDAVIKLDRQSSIPISFDIQTSNYLEVALREYPGRPLINSARVTEKSLESRIELLKKYGGMLILLAMGKEIPKTPEERFKKILEGISILEENGISKERVLADPLVLSLGAKKDPYVTLETVRLLTEAGIKTTMGLSNLSFGLPNRSYINGAFLAQAIEKGLTSAIMNPGDSFVMGSLQGSLALKGKKITEEEKVLTEDPMVEALLSGNFDQLRSLVEKELEQSSPLEVSQNILRKAMEEIGVLYTEGKIYLPQLLLASETAQPIFDFLNSFISEEKTYKGKVVLATVEGDIHDIGKKIVGTVLKSGGFEVIDAGKDVPAEEILKIVKKERPDILGLSAMMTTTVGRVEEVAALLKQENVKVKLIAGGASMNSSLAKKFGCDGYAQNASDALILCKDLIGC; via the coding sequence ATGAAACGAAATGAATTTTTGCAACTCTTAAAAGAACGGATATTATTGTTGGATGGTGGTTATGGAACTGAATTTTTCAAGCGGGGTTATGGGGAAATTCCTGGAGAATTATTGAATCTTAGGGCTCCTGAAGTGGTTGAAACCTTACAGAGGGAGTATGTTGAAGCAGGAGCAGATATTATACTGACAAATACCTTCAGTGCTAATCGGCCAAAACTTATTTCTCTAGGTTTTGAAGAATATTTTGAGGAGATCAATGCGCGGGCTGTTGAGATAGCCCGAAGAGCCGGTAAAGATAAGACTCTGGTTTTTGGTGATCTTTCATCCACAGGTAATTTTCCCAGACCATTAGGTTCTATGAATTTTGAAGAAGCGGTGCAGGCTTTTTATGAGCAGGCCAGAATTTTATATGAAGCTGGAGTCGATGGTTTTATCATTGAAACAATGTCTGATATAAAAGAATTAAAGGCAGCAGTATACGGTATTCGTTCAGTGACTCGAAAGTTACCTATTATTGCCAATATGACCTTTGATAGCTCACTTAGGGCCGTTACAGGTACATCAGTGGCAATTTTTGCTACCACTTTTGAAGATCTTGATGTGGACGTTATTGGAATTAACTGCACCCTGGGACCTGAAGAGATGATAAATGTCTTTAAAGAGTTGGCTAATTATACTACCAAACCACTATTAGTAGAACCCAATGCAGGTGAGCCAATCTATGATGGCAAAAAACTCAGTTATAAAATGTTACCTGAGCATTTTGCTATATATGTTGAAGATTTTGTTGATCTGGGAACCAATATCATTGGCGGCTGTTGTGGAACTTCACCTGAGCATATAAAAGTTATGGGTAAACTTTTGAGCAAACGTAAACCTATTCAAAGAAAAGTACATTTTACTCAGGCCCTTACTTCCAGAACTGTTTACCGGACTCTTGAGCCATTTGCTGTAATTGGAGAGCGTATCAATCCGGCATCTCGAAAAAAATTTCAGGAGGAGATTGTCGAGAAAAACTTCCAGACGTTGCTTAAAGAAGCTGCTTTTCAGGAAAAAAAGGGTGCAACTTTATTGGATGTAAATCTGGGAATCGAAAAGCTTTTGACTGAAGAACATTTCAAAGATGCAGTTATTAAATTGGATCGTCAATCTTCTATTCCCATTTCTTTTGATATCCAGACTTCAAATTATCTGGAGGTTGCCTTAAGAGAATATCCAGGACGTCCGTTAATTAATTCTGCCCGTGTAACGGAAAAGAGTCTGGAGAGTCGAATTGAACTTTTGAAAAAATACGGTGGGATGCTGATTTTATTAGCTATGGGAAAAGAAATTCCCAAAACACCTGAAGAAAGATTTAAAAAGATTTTAGAAGGTATTTCTATTCTGGAAGAAAACGGGATTTCTAAAGAAAGGGTTTTAGCAGATCCGTTGGTATTATCTCTTGGTGCAAAAAAAGATCCGTACGTGACCCTGGAAACAGTTCGGTTATTAACAGAAGCCGGAATTAAAACTACTATGGGTCTTTCTAACCTCAGTTTTGGATTACCCAACCGTTCTTACATCAATGGAGCTTTTTTAGCTCAGGCTATAGAAAAAGGTCTTACTTCTGCGATAATGAACCCAGGCGATTCTTTTGTAATGGGGAGTTTACAGGGTTCATTGGCCCTTAAAGGAAAGAAAATTACTGAAGAAGAAAAAGTTTTGACTGAAGATCCAATGGTGGAAGCCTTACTTTCTGGTAATTTTGATCAACTAAGGTCCCTTGTAGAAAAAGAATTAGAACAGTCCTCACCTTTGGAAGTAAGTCAAAATATCCTCAGAAAAGCAATGGAAGAAATAGGTGTTTTGTATACAGAAGGGAAAATATATCTTCCACAACTTTTACTTGCTTCTGAAACGGCTCAACCGATTTTTGACTTTTTAAATAGTTTTATCTCTGAAGAAAAAACTTATAAAGGAAAGGTTGTTCTGGCTACTGTTGAAGGGGATATCCATGATATTGGTAAAAAGATTGTGGGAACAGTTTTAAAGAGTGGTGGCTTTGAAGTAATAGATGCCGGAAAAGATGTTCCTGCTGAAGAAATTCTTAAAATAGTAAAGAAAGAACGTCCAGATATTTTAGGACTTTCAGCTATGATGACTACTACTGTAGGAAGAGTAGAAGAAGTTGCAGCACTTTTAAAGCAGGAAAATGTAAAGGTTAAGCTGATAGCAGGAGGCGCTTCTATGAATTCATCACTGGCAAAAAAATTTGGTTGTGATGGGTATGCACAAAATGCATCTGATGCTCTAATATTATGTAAAGATTTGATAGGCTGTTGA
- a CDS encoding M2 family metallopeptidase — MNLNQIPQIHNEAELIKVLDSFEVHLKTLKEKISRLQFKKLLEKCRIPEINKLQKQYAEQILNPRFISLINNWVDYVKDPLLKRRLTLWKKHISLSKVHLHPEIRELTRELEDEMITYQYIVNDKKSDLGTIKNILRTSPNQSLRKAAWISKYAISKSLAPRLLKLIRLRNDLAKEEGYTTYADMILEMDGLTLKETQTILNDLIKASNPIYNQILTEGQKLLGLNQIEPWDIMYLLETMSKIDTSLFPKNLIENKLKSWGKTHGADLEKLGIKMVCTDIPYNGLCITLNDNEIKILTNPADGYNSYRTMFHELGHALHSAYNQQKSIIFRNDSGPFTEGMAELIAYITRHPQWLKGMGIDSKQIHSVRKRLIASWFHYLRERTAYALTEYIIYENPSTNPDKILAQMEHDILGITLNETPRWAANSWYINYPVYWQNYILADLIASQIHRELNQRYGGLHGHPEAFREVCQIYYGPGASVDWQEKLLKHTGSKLKVDALIKDLQFYLED; from the coding sequence ATGAATTTAAACCAGATACCTCAAATTCATAATGAAGCTGAGCTTATTAAAGTTCTTGACTCTTTTGAGGTTCATTTAAAAACTTTGAAAGAAAAAATAAGCCGCCTTCAATTTAAAAAATTACTGGAAAAATGTAGAATTCCTGAAATTAATAAACTACAAAAACAATACGCTGAACAAATCTTAAATCCTCGTTTTATCAGTCTTATTAATAATTGGGTTGATTATGTAAAAGACCCTCTTCTTAAGCGCCGACTCACTCTCTGGAAAAAACATATCTCGTTAAGTAAAGTACATTTACATCCAGAAATAAGGGAATTAACCAGGGAACTTGAAGATGAAATGATTACATATCAATATATAGTAAATGATAAAAAAAGTGACCTAGGTACTATTAAAAATATCCTGCGCACATCACCCAATCAATCTTTAAGAAAAGCCGCCTGGATTAGCAAATATGCTATCTCTAAATCTTTAGCACCACGTCTGCTGAAATTAATACGTTTACGCAATGACCTGGCTAAAGAAGAAGGTTATACTACATATGCTGATATGATTCTTGAAATGGATGGATTAACTTTAAAAGAAACTCAAACCATACTAAATGACCTGATAAAGGCATCCAATCCTATCTATAATCAGATTCTTACTGAAGGCCAAAAACTACTTGGTCTAAATCAGATAGAACCCTGGGACATAATGTATTTATTAGAGACAATGAGCAAAATCGACACCTCCCTTTTTCCCAAAAACTTAATTGAAAATAAATTAAAAAGTTGGGGTAAAACTCACGGTGCTGACTTAGAGAAACTTGGAATTAAGATGGTCTGCACAGATATTCCCTATAATGGACTTTGTATAACTTTAAATGATAATGAAATAAAAATCTTAACCAATCCAGCAGATGGTTACAACTCCTACCGTACTATGTTCCATGAATTAGGCCATGCCCTACACAGTGCATACAACCAGCAAAAATCAATTATTTTCCGTAATGATTCGGGGCCCTTTACCGAAGGAATGGCTGAACTCATTGCCTATATTACCCGTCACCCTCAATGGTTAAAAGGAATGGGAATTGATTCTAAACAAATTCACTCAGTTCGAAAACGTCTTATCGCTTCATGGTTCCACTACTTAAGGGAGCGGACTGCTTATGCCCTGACTGAGTATATTATTTACGAAAATCCATCCACCAATCCGGACAAAATCCTTGCTCAAATGGAACATGATATATTGGGGATTACTTTAAATGAAACACCCCGCTGGGCAGCCAATTCCTGGTATATTAACTATCCTGTTTACTGGCAAAACTACATCCTTGCTGATCTTATCGCCAGTCAAATTCACAGAGAATTGAATCAAAGGTATGGCGGTCTTCATGGCCATCCAGAAGCATTTAGAGAAGTTTGTCAAATTTACTATGGCCCTGGCGCTTCCGTCGATTGGCAGGAAAAACTCCTTAAACATACCGGTTCTAAATTGAAGGTGGATGCATTGATCAAAGATCTACAATTTTATCTTGAAGATTAG
- a CDS encoding nitroreductase family protein, with amino-acid sequence MEWNYEIGKAAVKRMQERASCRVFSEKPIPEESLKEILKAGLRAASGGNLQPYSIIVVKDKNKRKQLAKLCANQQFMGKAPVNLIFILDFYKLSRLAKLQKAPFTANKSYLHFLIGMEDIVCTAQVIETAAWQMGIGSVYIGTVNNVGKEISEILNLPRYTYPVLALALGYPKNELPLRERLPFEMTVFEERYPELSDEDILNGFAAKYGNKTRQLPNSKSAQKEWMTSLKEALLTSYTEEEVEKIIAEVEKQGSLKYLQYVFGLHYHAKKMLDYSEEVLKMMKNRGLEPFFVLEK; translated from the coding sequence GTGGAATGGAATTATGAAATTGGAAAAGCCGCTGTAAAGAGGATGCAAGAGCGGGCATCCTGTCGGGTTTTTTCTGAAAAGCCTATCCCGGAAGAAAGCTTAAAAGAAATTTTGAAAGCAGGTTTAAGGGCGGCTAGTGGTGGTAATCTTCAGCCTTATTCAATAATTGTGGTTAAAGATAAGAATAAGCGGAAGCAACTGGCGAAATTATGCGCCAATCAACAATTTATGGGCAAAGCTCCGGTAAATCTAATTTTTATATTGGATTTTTATAAATTGAGCCGGCTAGCTAAATTACAGAAGGCCCCTTTTACTGCTAATAAAAGTTATCTGCATTTTTTAATCGGGATGGAAGATATTGTTTGTACAGCTCAGGTTATAGAGACTGCTGCATGGCAGATGGGAATTGGTTCTGTTTATATTGGAACTGTTAATAATGTTGGAAAAGAGATTAGTGAAATTTTAAACTTACCTCGTTATACCTATCCTGTTCTGGCTTTAGCACTGGGGTATCCAAAAAATGAACTTCCTTTAAGGGAAAGATTGCCATTTGAAATGACTGTCTTTGAAGAAAGGTATCCTGAGCTCAGTGATGAAGATATTTTAAACGGTTTTGCCGCCAAATATGGTAATAAAACACGTCAGTTACCTAATTCTAAATCAGCTCAAAAAGAATGGATGACCTCGCTTAAAGAAGCGCTTTTGACCAGTTATACGGAAGAAGAAGTAGAAAAAATCATTGCTGAGGTTGAAAAGCAGGGTTCACTAAAATATTTACAGTATGTTTTTGGGTTACATTATCATGCAAAAAAGATGTTAGATTATAGTGAAGAAGTTTTGAAGATGATGAAAAATCGGGGATTGGAACCTTTTTTTGTACTTGAAAAGTAG
- a CDS encoding NADH:flavin oxidoreductase translates to MANLLTPLRVKNMNLKNRIVLPPMATEKATEKGEVTPELIEHYYRYARAGVGLIIIEHSYISPEGKHSPRQLSVANDGVVEGLSKLAEAIHDAGGIAGVQINHTGMAGKPEIVGRPVGPSPFRHPRREECMQARELSREEIKALVKAFAQAAGRVKRAGFDMVEIHSAHGYLINQFNSPLTNHRTDEYGGSLEKRFTFACEVVEAVRREVGPDFPVFFRLGADDLMEGGLTLEDSKKVAPLLVEAGVDLLDLSGGIGGYRVEGKQGYFTYLTERLKEVVDVPLITTGGIIDPEVANQIILDGKADLVGVGRAMLKDYEWATKAISKLS, encoded by the coding sequence TTGGCAAATTTATTAACACCTCTTAGAGTCAAAAATATGAATTTAAAAAATAGAATTGTCCTACCACCAATGGCTACTGAGAAAGCAACAGAAAAAGGGGAAGTTACTCCGGAATTGATTGAACATTATTATAGATATGCCCGGGCCGGGGTTGGATTAATTATTATTGAACATTCCTACATATCTCCTGAAGGAAAACATAGTCCGCGTCAGCTCAGTGTTGCAAATGATGGGGTGGTGGAAGGTCTAAGTAAATTAGCAGAAGCTATTCATGATGCTGGTGGGATTGCTGGTGTACAGATAAACCACACCGGAATGGCCGGAAAACCAGAGATTGTAGGAAGACCTGTTGGCCCTTCTCCTTTCCGTCATCCACGAAGGGAAGAATGTATGCAGGCAAGGGAACTTTCCAGAGAGGAGATTAAAGCTCTGGTGAAAGCTTTTGCTCAGGCAGCAGGACGGGTTAAACGGGCTGGATTTGATATGGTTGAAATCCATTCAGCTCACGGTTATTTAATCAATCAGTTTAATTCACCATTGACCAATCACCGTACTGATGAATATGGTGGTTCTTTAGAAAAACGATTTACTTTTGCCTGTGAAGTTGTTGAAGCTGTGCGAAGAGAGGTTGGGCCAGATTTTCCAGTATTCTTCCGTCTGGGTGCTGATGATTTGATGGAGGGTGGATTAACACTTGAAGATTCGAAAAAGGTAGCTCCGCTGTTGGTTGAAGCAGGTGTAGATTTACTGGATTTATCTGGCGGTATTGGTGGTTATCGGGTTGAAGGAAAACAGGGTTATTTTACTTATCTGACAGAAAGATTAAAGGAAGTAGTGGATGTTCCTCTCATTACAACTGGTGGAATTATTGATCCTGAAGTGGCTAATCAGATCATTCTGGATGGCAAAGCTGATCTAGTTGGAGTCGGTAGGGCAATGCTTAAAGATTATGAATGGGCTACTAAAGCTATTAGCAAATTATCTTGA
- the mtnA gene encoding S-methyl-5-thioribose-1-phosphate isomerase, producing MKKVRSIIYKDGKLKLLDQRKLPVVTEFITCSTYEEVGECIREMVVRGAPAIGATAAYGMAIGAMTSSVKDTLTLVKELEHIAEYLCQTRPTAVNLFWAIDRMLNVAKANENLSLEEFKERLLEEAHQIANEDIEINRRIGAHGEKLIDDGDTILTHCNAGALATVDYGTALGVIRAAHEAGKKVHVYADETRPYLQGARLTAWEMVQEEIPVTLITDNMAGYVMKLGRIQKIIVGADRIAANGDTANKIGTYSLAVLAKEHGIPFYVAAPVSTFDFSIKTGDEIPIEERSPREVTHIGDIQIAPEGVKIFNPAFDVTPHEYITAIITEYGVIKNPDAEKIAALQDQIQKEG from the coding sequence ATGAAAAAAGTTAGATCTATAATTTACAAGGATGGAAAATTAAAATTACTGGATCAGCGTAAACTACCGGTAGTTACTGAATTTATCACCTGCAGCACTTATGAGGAAGTAGGTGAGTGTATTCGGGAGATGGTGGTACGGGGTGCTCCTGCCATTGGAGCAACAGCAGCTTACGGTATGGCCATCGGTGCTATGACCAGTTCTGTAAAAGATACTCTGACACTTGTCAAAGAGCTGGAGCACATTGCTGAATATTTATGTCAGACCAGACCAACTGCTGTTAATCTCTTCTGGGCGATTGATAGAATGTTAAATGTGGCAAAAGCAAATGAGAATCTTTCTTTAGAGGAATTTAAAGAGAGACTATTAGAAGAAGCACATCAGATTGCCAATGAAGATATAGAAATTAACCGACGGATTGGTGCACATGGTGAGAAACTTATAGATGATGGAGATACTATTCTAACCCATTGTAACGCTGGGGCTCTTGCTACTGTTGACTATGGAACAGCACTGGGTGTAATCCGGGCTGCCCACGAAGCCGGCAAAAAGGTTCATGTTTATGCTGATGAGACAAGACCCTACTTGCAGGGTGCAAGACTTACCGCCTGGGAGATGGTTCAGGAAGAAATTCCTGTTACTCTGATTACTGATAATATGGCTGGATATGTGATGAAGCTTGGGCGGATTCAAAAAATTATTGTGGGAGCAGACCGGATTGCTGCTAATGGAGATACTGCCAACAAAATCGGTACCTATTCCCTGGCCGTTCTGGCAAAAGAGCATGGGATTCCGTTCTATGTTGCAGCTCCAGTCTCTACCTTTGATTTCAGTATTAAAACTGGTGATGAGATTCCTATTGAAGAGCGGTCGCCGCGGGAAGTAACTCATATTGGCGATATCCAGATTGCACCGGAAGGTGTTAAGATTTTCAATCCGGCCTTTGATGTTACTCCGCATGAATATATTACTGCAATTATTACAGAATATGGTGTGATTAAAAATCCTGATGCTGAAAAGATTGCTGCATTACAGGATCAAATTCAAAAGGAGGGATAA